The window tgcattttcattcgttctgaagcgatcgccgattggatcaaaagaggacgtcAATGTTTTCGAACATtcgggggggtggggggggggggagagcgcaaaaaaaaaccaaatcaaaagagataagaacaaaacgtaatgatgacgcggaaatatacaaattttagCTCACTCACTCGTACTGATTTAGAGTATtataagtcctcagtttgttggtataaatagTTATCTATAACGTCGTCACTacatatcttgattagaattgtaagatttaataagcaaaaaatgacaagaattacatgttttgtaagctgaaatacggacattttcggctcgctcgctacgctcgctcgccaaaatttatccacaaaaaaaaaaagagagataagaacaaaatgtgatgatgacgtggaaatatacaaatttcggctcactcgcgcgtactaatttagagtattttttaaagtactCAGTTTGtcggtataaatcgttatcaaTAAGACCGTCattatatcttgattagaattgaaagatttgataagcaaaaaatgacaagaattccatgttttgtaagctgaaatacacaaatttctgCTCGCTCGCTGCTCTCGCctgccaaaatttatcaaaaattattacatttaaatcaccctcaaaagaacccttttaagtgcttgaaaaagtaTATCATGtagactttgtttaaagtccctttaccgggatggggttggggttgaacactttcagaaattaagggcgcaattttcgcgcttgccccgggcgccgttttccctagattcGCCACTGTCCATCGATGATCTTTATCACAAGCATTTTTTACATGATTTAAATGCTGTATAGAAGTTCAGCTGCCAACTCCCGAtaatccttcattgttgttatcattatcattattataattactatACTATTCTGCTActactatatactactactactactactactactaggtACTGCTACTACTAGTGGGTGTTACTACTTCTATttactatatgtgaccctgcacctcaaaacaaacaaaaagtcgccagacatgcatttttagtcaagaccatattctgaaagagcagactttaagcttaaagatgatgtataactcaaatcaaatggactctcctaacctatctaaatattggaaagaaagcacaaactcaggaaaagtgtgaactgagaaaagaggctttgaagtacagtgtctattcaagcgcttaatctttaccaaaccgtgctggctgtgcgatgaatgggacaaaaaacagggagtaaaccaccagagtaacaacaatgaagggatcatgagattaatctgaaattaggcatgcctcattgaaacattctgttcataattaatgccaactttcaaagcagtagcactatcctttcaaaagttattagagttgaaagtgaagagtgtggacaaggtttttcagaaatgaaaaagggattctaaagacacacctaatcacactattttaccaaaatgttcgggataaactgctaaaaaacacacttttctgtccgttttatgataccaaattttagcataatgtaaaagaagacccgctctttcagaaaatatgaaaaagtcaagttcggctaggttgacccatttcacgtattttcagttctcacacaaaatcagtgtgtgcgactttatgttcgttttgaggtgcactgtcacatatactCCTTCTACTCACTAATAGCTATCGTTCCGTTGTCATTGCTATTATTGCTATAAGATTGGTCTTCTTCATTCATTGACTTTTCCAGAGGCCCTGCCGTTATTACCCTGTAGATGGTTGCCATataggtacccatttatacacctggatTGAGAGGGacacaatataggcctatacgtacaatttttgttctatctttttttaatgtgtgtgtgtccatgtgtcCATAATAAGTAAGTGTCCTTTACTTAAGATAAGCTTCACGTAGGCTGCACTAATTATCATTCAGTTCTCGAGGCCGTGATATAAAGAGTTAATGCGATGTATCGTGACTCCTTGAACCCTTAAGTATGAACATGATTACTACAGAAGGTCCATGATACTTGTACTAGAAAATACCTTGGATCCCATTGTATCTCAGCCTATATGCGTGGTTCGCGGAGAAAATTGGCGGGAAAACTTTCTCGCACGCAAATAGGGTGCGCTCGTTTGTGCACTTTTCAGTTACATTGCGCAATATGCGTTCCTATGTGACCACGTTGGTACTGGGCAACGCATGAGCACGTGTATACGAAAACAAAATGGCTCATTATGATCCAACGAAGTGCGCTATGTGTATGTCCGCCTTTTCAAAGGGATCGTACGGTTATAGGAGGACAAGATTAAGTCTTTTAACATCTCCAGGAACGGCGTATAGACTCTGTCATCGGACAGTATATCTGGATAATTTCATTTGCCATCCATGCAGGAAGATCCTAGTCCAACAAACTATCATtgcaaacaggaaaaaaaaaagaagaggcaaAAGAGAAGTCTTTCGCGATATGAACAACATACAGCCTCTACAACACCAGCCGAAACAAACAAGACGGCAGAAAATGAATCATCTCAATCAGCACGCAGCCCATTGCATCAACCATGTAGCAAAAAGAGAGCTCTTTTCCAGACTCCGATGAAAGCAGGAAGTGATAAAGATGAAAGTCCGCAAGAGGAAACTGATGAAGTGATGGAAACGGGATCTCTGGACTTGGAATCAGATGTCGGGGACAACGAGGTCGGTCCACTGATGGATGATTTATTGGAAACAGAGAGTGAATGCAATGGAAAAGCGACTTCGCAAAGAGAGACATTACCAATCAAAAGAGCTCTGGCTTATTTCGCCGACTACCAATACCTCAAGGGAATGCGCGCCCTTTTAAAAGTGTCCACCAAAGCAAAACAAGCTTTCATCAGGGCGTTTGTGGACATTATAAAAAATGAGGTAAGTCCGACGGACTagaatattgaaatgaaaagtgAGGGTGACGGAAATTGCCCTCTAAAATGTTATGAATATATAACCATATGAtagaaatgatgatggtgatgacagtaaaagttaaaaaatgaagaatttacTTATCATTACTGTACTTGAAATGCTTAGTCGTAGTCCttataattattcatattttatgaCAATAGCTGCTTAACAAAACAAATAGCCcgttaaacaaaaacaatggaaacaaggatgtttaatgataatgataacaatactatgataatgtgtgtgtgtttgtgtgtgcattttcattATCTTAACTTTTTGATCCCTCTTTACCTTCTCTTTATttatgcagatgaaacaaaggCCAATATTAACTGCTTTTGAGCAAGATGTCAACCATGCCACAGTCAGTTCGTTTTCCTGGGAATGACATAACAATTTGTGTACAATGCCTAGCAGGTACATCCTtttgaccatttgaccttttaccttgtTTGAACTTCACCAATTCTCATTGTGTGATCTAAAGATGTTTATAggtgatgtacaatgtacagtagtgTGAATTTGGTAGTCGTTGTTCAtagctgtggaaagttattgagagaACTATATGATATCTTTATTACAATGTGATATTGTATCATTGCAGGTAAAGCTTTGTTACTATTTGATCTTTGTACTTGTGGAACATCATTAATACTTGGACTTGATCATCATCTTTATGGTATGCTCCTGTGGTGTGAGTTTGGTGATCACATctcaaagctgtggaaaatTTTTGAGAGCTGGTAGACCACCATATTGTTATTACAATGCTTATTAGGACAATCcattgacattaatttttgacctttgaccatctCAAACTTCACCCATATTGGAACTTGCACAACATTTTTAGGTTATGTACCTATGATGTGAGCATGGTGGTCATAGTTCAAAGTATGTGGAAATGGAGTACATCAGATTGTCAATGATGCTGCTGATGACAATGTAATAGCAGTGAGGGAATTCTTGCATTAGAGATTGTCTTGCAGCCATTGTGTCTgcgtttttttttcataataggAGAAGCCACAGAGAGGAGACAAAACTGGAAACAAAGAGGTAGAAGTACAAAAGCCACACACCTATGGGTTCTGCGTCGACAATATCCAGATAGGAACAGAAGTAAAGCAGCAGAGGAGAGACCACTCAAATTTGTTCATGCTGCAGACTATGTGCTTCGCAGTTAAAGATCGTGTCAAAGATGCGATATCTCAGAAAGAAGTTCAGGCCTCAAGGCTTGATCAATATGCATTCCTTCCATCACCGGATGTGTTTGAGCGCCGAAGAGGAAGAGCTACATTCATCCTTGAGCGGCTTCTTACAACCCATATCTCAAAACTGAAACATCTGAAGAAGAAAATGCCATCACGAATTCTTCATGCTCACACAAAGGAAATGGATGAAAAATctgaatgtgtatgtgtgttcaaCTCGTAAATAAAATAATTACTGACTAGTACTGTATTAAAATGTCTCTCTTGTTATGTCAACTTCCTTTTATCTCCCATAACAAGGGCAATGACTGAACATTACATGAATAGTCCAGAATGACATTTCTCACAACCTCCTGCACCCATCTCTTGGAGCCATGCTACAGTTTTATTgatgtgtatatacataatatttcaGTAAGAAACTGAACTAACAACATAGTATGCATATACGTCATGCAGATATAATTGCATCTGAATGAAATAAATTGTTCACAGGCATTTGCAGAAATTTACATCTAGCTCATTTAACATTTCAAATCAGGTGGGCAGCATGTAGATTCTACAGGAAAGGCCTATTTTTCAGCTGATTCCTTTATTTGTTTAGGGAGGGAAATGCTTAAGCTTGAACCTATTCAATCATCTGTATGTTTTCCATCATAGTATAAATTCATTTCCATGTCAAttaattttttatatttttttctgactaTAATCACATGCAGACTTTCTGCAAAGATAACCTTTATTCCTATACTGATTGACGTTTCTGTAGCACCTTCTTTTTTCTACTGGCTGAtctttaatacaatgtatatgaattcTCTCCATCTCTATCCCTCcttccctctccctccctctctctctctctctatatatatatacatacatatatatatatatatatatatatttatataattcattataatgtaGATCACTCTTGGAGTTGTTGATGCTGATCCAGGAAGCACTCAGGGAATGATCAGAGTCATGGAGCATCTCCAGAAATACATTCCAGTTAAGCAAGGCAAACGAACACCATGTCTTATGCTCAATGGGGATGGACTTACAGTTGAGCGCATTTTGCATGCCAAGAGAGCCCGCAGTAATGGAAAATCTTGGGATGACCGTCTTGAAGCACTCTATGCATGTCCACAGGAGTTTCACAAAGAAATTCTCCACTTGCAGGTATGACATTTATGTGTGATGACATTTATGAAGAGTTACATAAAATCCAGATGGTGACATCTTGGTCAAGTGAAAGGTTAAGGTTAATTATAATACACAATATGCAATAAGTCCTATCATAGATTAATAACGTTAATATTCATAATTTAAATACAGTAATGTAACTTTGAGACTTTTTCAATTGAGATTTAAAAACTGAATTTTAAGTGACCAGGCATGTGATATGTTGACCAAAATGTTTTTGACTTTATCATTttaatgtacttgaaaaaagcTTTCATTTGGGGTTGCTACTATTAAGCTGTAGAGCCTACAGTTATCATATCACCTGATAGTTGACATACTAAATGTGGCCTCCAACAATACCACATCACATGCCCTACTGAATATTTCTACACAATGTACAGGACTCAAATAAGCGCTTCTTCAGTGCTTCCAGTATAGCTGACAGAGAAACAGTAGCTCAGCTAAAGAATGAGTTCAACCACAGATCTTTCAAGAAGGATGTTATGGAAAATTTCAAGCATGTGTGGAATTTGTACAAGGTGAGTACACGAAGTCATTTTGTCAGTAATTCTAACTTGATCGTAAGTGGtgcaatatgtgtgtgtgtgtgtgtgtgtgtgtgtgtgtgtgtgtgtgtagagctTTGGCACTCTTGGTATGTGTCCAGGATTATCCCTCTAGCTGTGTACATTGGCTGCATTGCTgtcttgtttaaaaaaataaataaataaaaccatGTCTAAAAAAATAAACCATGTCTAAGCGCATAAAAATTTGACATATTCACTGCAGACAGGGGTCATGCCTACATTTTAATATAAAGATGATATTTACAAACAAGATTTtctttcaatattctgttttcCTCTGAGAAATTTCAGAAAACGTGCTTTTAAACACTGATGCTGATATTATCACATGATTGTTCATAAGTGCCGGGTAGATTTTATTGAATGAAGATGTTTATGTAAAATGTTTAATCTTAGTTTAACAGGGAAGGCATGTTGGGTAACTTTATGTAATctagtttatttatttgtgtgtgtgtgtgtgtgtgcacttttGCTAATTTTgtattaagaaaagaaacaaagaacagTCATTGCATTAGTACACAGgtaggggtggggtgggagaaTAATATATTGCTGGATCTCATGTAACAAAACCccttctttcttatttttccatTGAAGTTTGTCACAGAATCCCACATCCTTCTGTGTGCTATGAAATTATGTGGGGTAACATCATTGACCGATGAACCTGAAGGATTTCCATGTGAAAAGAATGCAAGAGAACAGGTCAAATGGGTGAACAATTTGGCGCAGAGAGTAGTGGACTTCTGCTGGGCACCTCCAGACAGAGGCGATGTGCAAATAGCAGCAAGTGCCTTTGATGAAACAGTCAAAGATGCTCCAGATGAAGCACTTCGATATTGTGTTTGCCAATCAATAGGTGatcaatgaataaaaagaagagcATAGTTTGTgtttaacattttgaatgcTTGCTTCAGTCTGCAATCTGACTTCTCTTTAGAAACTGAACAGCAAAGTAATACAATTCTTTTTGCATGCTTGTGATACCAACAATATAAGGAATTTTGAGATTCCACTGTTTTAGACACTCCTGCTTCCTACATTCTTGTCTTCATGAATTCATTGTGCAGATGGATATGTGTGCATGCGTGGCCATCAGAAGCCATGAATTGATATGTGAGGCTAAAAATTTCAGTTTTAGATACCTTGATCCTCCTGACTGTGTCATTATCATGTCATTATGAAAACCATGGCACCCAGAACCTCATTCGAAAGTGTGTTGCTTaaatagtaaaagaaaaaagtgtatATAGGCTTGATCGAAACTTAGGTGAGTGAACTGTGCAAGTTTTAGTGAAGATTATGGGAAAATTTTGGTTTAAAATCATTGCTGATTATCCTTCTGTTCTTTGACTTCAAGAGAACACAGATGAGATGGTTTTGTGCTGTGCCAAAACATGCAAGCATGCATGGTTTCACCTAAGCTGTGTGGGACTCACTGATGCTCCAGACTCCAGTACAGACTGGTATTGCAGTGCAGACTGTGAGCAGAGCGGCTCCTACATATACTGCTTCTGCCATAAGAATGTGGAGGAAGAGATGGTGCAGTGCCACCATGCAGAGGATTGCAAGAAGTATGAATGGTACCACAAGAGCTGTGTAAACATCGGCAAGGATGATCCTGTACTAGTTAATTTAATGGtagctctttctttttattcataacACAATGCAAACACATGACAAAGTGTCATACTGTATAATGGCTGGAGGCGATGGACACCAGATGACATATTATCTCATGAAGAATAGTAAACATACATGGCCTGAAACGCTATTGATACAAATTCAGTCCAGAAGTGGTGTTTTGATTTATACTCAGTACCACTACATTACATTCAGGCATTGTCATGTTTTTCATGATCAAAAGTAATCACACATGAAATGAAGATAAGCATGAAACAGGACTTCTCGTGAAGAACTAACAACCAaaccaatcaaatgaaaatttaaacaatTCTGTAGTAAATTGCCACTTACGTACACTGAGTTTCCAAAA of the Diadema setosum chromosome 16, eeDiaSeto1, whole genome shotgun sequence genome contains:
- the LOC140239948 gene encoding LOW QUALITY PROTEIN: uncharacterized protein (The sequence of the model RefSeq protein was modified relative to this genomic sequence to represent the inferred CDS: inserted 1 base in 1 codon), producing the protein MKAGSDKDESPQEETDEVMETGSLDLESDVGDNEVGPLMDDLLETESECNGKATSQRETLPIKRALAYFADYQYLKGMRALLKVSTKAKQAFIRAFVDIIKNEMKQRPILTAFEQDVNHATVSSFEKPQRGDKTGNKEVEVQKPHTYGFCVDNIQIGTEVKQQRRDHSNLFMLQTMCFAVKDRVKDAISQKEVQASRLDQYAFLPSPDVFERRRGRATFILERLLTTHISKLKHLKKKMPSRILHAHTKEMDEKSECITLGVVDADPGSTQGMIRVMEHLQKYIPVKQGKRTPCLMLNGDGLTVERILHAKRARSNGKSWDDRLEALYACPQEFHKEILHLQDSNKRFFSASSIADRETVAQLKNEFNHRSFKKDVMENFKHVWNLYKFVTESHILLCAMKLCGVTSLTDEPEGFPCEKNAREQVKWVNNLAQRVVDFCWAPPDRGDVQIAASAFDETVKDAPDEALRYCVCQSIENTDEMVLCCAKTCKHAWFHLSCVGLTDAPDSSTDWYCSADCEQSGSYIYCFCHKNVEEEMVQCHHAEDCKKYEWYHKSCVNIGKDDPVPGQWYCSEDCEFGAQKDDDVLNHTKALMYEGLCHLVRRLAVREGDGPAMVDDWRADMVTLYTRNHSKYLINGHYFLACVGGFADPKLQVSYVWIRVANMKGKPGGNVGLDLVNEFVNLDYAGMIKSSGGSITPTXITRCAQMRGPFGRELDTMFTDCGLVDMGENTRGTRTDMYDKDIGYFTREFQPDALFDYIPGRQHLGFGAFEVNPPVRNPKKLGQKLQTLSQTLDMWKRLSCSYEIK